The genomic stretch CAAAGCGATAGAATTCCTTTAAGAATGCAACAGGGACATTCTCGCCGGATGGACCATTTCTTTGCTTGCCGATATTAATATCACATTTATTTTTAGTTGTTTCATCATCCGGGTTATACATTTCGTCACGGTAAAGAAGGAAAACAACATCCGCATCCTGTTCAATGGCGCCAGATTCACGTAAGTCTGAAAGTCGAGGTCGGGGGTGTTTAGTAGAAGTAGGCCGCCTCTCTGGTTCCCGGCTTAATTGGGCCATTGCAACTACTGGTATTTCAAGTTCTTTGGCTAATCCTTTAAGAGATGATGAAATATAGGCTATCTCTCTTTCACGGTTATCAGCATCTTCCCATCTCATCAATTGCAAATAATCAACAATAATTAATTGAATGTCATGCTGGCTCTTCAGGCGTCTAGAACGGTTTCTCAACTCGAAGACCGAAAGCCCTGAAGTATCATCAATAAAAATTGGTGAATCTTCTAAAACGCCACAGACATCAAGAATGTGACGACGCTCTTCTTCGGAAAGCATTCCACTCCTCAATTTAGTACTGTTAATCCTTGCCGTGGAACAGAGAAGATTTTTGACTATCTGCTCGGATGTAACCTCAAGGGTATATAGAACCACTGGTTTTTTGCCCCTCATTGCAATATCATCAAGAAGACGTAGTGCAAAACTGGATTTACCGCTCCCTGGCCTACCGGCCACAATAACAAGTTGAGAAGGATGCAAGCCACCAGTCAAATCATCTAATCTAGTCAATCCAGTAGTTAACCCGGTAACTCTTTCAGCCTTATCCCTAATTTGACTGAAAACATTCTTAACAATCTGCTTGATATTAACCACCTCGGATTTGTCTTTTTCCTGCGCAAGTTCAAAAATGTTTTTCTGGGCATCTTCCAGTAGTTTTTCCGACTCTACTTCTCCACGGCTGCTTCTTTGCAGAATATTATTGGAAAGGTTTATCAATTCTCTTAGGATGTATTTTTCCCTGATAATCTCGGCATAAAATGTAGCATTACTGGATGTCGGAACCGATTCCAAAATGGTAACAATGTTTTCAATTCCGCCAGCCCGGTCAAGATTCCCCTTCTTTAGAAGCTCATCCTTAAGAATAACTACATCAAAAGAACGCCTCTGGTCATACAATTCCACCATCGTATCAAATATTAACTTGTGAGGCAAGTGGTAAAAATGACTGGATTTGATTATCTCGGACACGTCACCCAACTGATTATTATCAAGAATCAGCGAACCGAGCAGGGCACTTTCGGCATTTAAATCATATGGATATTGAAAATCACCAACCGTTGTTACTTTGGCACTGTGAATGGTTTCTGTCGCCATAATTTTATTATTTCTCTTAGAGCCACCGGCTATAACCATCTATTCTCTAAGACTCAGCACGAGGTGTCTTTGCTTCCGCTTCCTCTACGACCCATAAGCGACAGGTGGCTGAAATTTCAGGATGAGGCTCTATCTTAATACGGTAAACACCCAATTCTTTTATCGGCGTTTCCATTTTTATCATCTCATCTTTAATGCCAGTGATATTCTCTTTAGCCAAAGCATCAATAATTACCTGGGGTGAAACAGAACCAAACAGAACGCCCTCTTCATTTGCCTTTACTTCAATTGTACAAGAAGCGTTTTCTATCTTTACGGCCAGCTCTTTAAGATTACTCACCATTTCAACCTCGGACCGAACCAGGCGTTTCTTTTCTCTTTCCAATTCTAAAAGGTTTTCTTTGGTCGACAGGAACGCCAGTTTTTGAGGAAAAAGATAATTACGGGCATAGCCCTTTCTGACCTTAACTACTTCACCACGATTACCCAGGGTCTTAACATCTTTTCTTAGCAATACTTCTATTACAGCACTCATCTATCTACTCCCTATCTCATTCCCGGATATGGTATCAAAGCCATATACCGGGCTAATTTAATGGCATTTTCCACCTTCCGCTGGTGTTTAATACAGTTACTGTTGCGTCTGCGGGTTGTTATTTTACCCTGCTGATTATGAAACTTTTGCAGGGCTTGCGTGTCCTTGTAATCTATTAACTTATTTTTATCCTTACAAAAACGACATTTACCCATTTTCTTAAAACTCTGCTTCGGCCTTCTACTCTTAAACTTCCCTTTTAATTCTTTCTTCATCATTCTCATCTTTTTTCCTATCTAATATATTTTAACGGTTAGCACGGTATAAATAAGCGTAATTTTGGCGTCTATAAGCGCCGGCTAATATTAAAAAGGGATATCATCGTCAGTTCCAGCGTCAGGCAATTCATCCGGAGACGCTTCTTTTGAAGACATTTCTTCCCTTACTGTCTCCTCACCACCCATACCATCGTTCTTTGGCTTAGCTCCGATAAATTTAACCTGGTTAGCCACCACTTTCATTTTAGAGTGCTTCTGCCCATCTTTTTCCCATCGGTCTAATTGCAATCTGCCCTCAATAAATACAGGTCGACCCTTCTTAAGAAAGGTCGCACAATTCTCAGCTTGCTTTTTCCAAACCACGATATCTATAAACAAAGGGTCTTCCTTACGCTCTCCGCTGGAAGTAAGATACGAATTATTTACGGCCAGCCCTAACTTGCAAACAGCCGCTCCTTGTGGCGTGTAGCTCAATTCTGGGTCACGTGTTAAATTACCCATCAACAAAACTTTGTTGAAATATGCCATCGGTTTCTCCTTATTTTATTTCTTGGTTTCGGCGGTTATAGCGCTGGCCGACGCCACTGGCTCTTTACAACTACTCAGCATCTTTTCCTTCATTGACGGCTCTATAAATAAAATTAACGACCTGACAATAACGGTTGATAAATCACATTCATTCCTGATTTTTGAGATATTCTCCGGCTCGGTCTCAAAATATGAAAGATAATAAGTACCGCGCCGGTGTCCTTTTATCTTATAAGCCAGATTCTTATCAGCCCATTTCATCTCTTTAAGTATTTTTGCGTTATACTTGTCCAACATGTTATGGATATATTCGGGCATTTTGCCGTCCTTGCTAGCTGTTGACGGATCAACAAGAAACATCGCCTCATAGGTTTTCATCATAATTCTCTCCAATCAATTATATTTGTTCATACTTTTTTCAATGCCGTTTTGTATATAAAACACTATTGCTTCAACAGCGCTATTTAAAGCCTGCTTTATTTCCTTTTCCTCTGTCACTGTAAACTTATCCAACACGAAATTCATTGGGTCAACACCATCCGGCAACCCAATACCAACCCGTAGCCGGTGGAATTTATTATCGCCCAGTTGCCCGATAATTGACTGCAATCCTTTGTGGCCACCACTGGAACCTTCACGCCTGAACCTAACGGTTCCTATCGGCAGGTTATAGTCATCTAAAACTACCAATAAACCATCTATCGGCTCTGAAAAATTCTGTGCTATAACAGCCGCAGCCGTCCCAGAATTATTCATATAGGTCTGCGGCTTTACCAACAGAACCTTTTCATTTGAGACCGTTCCCTTACTCACCAACGACCGATACTCCTCTTTCAGCCGAAAAGTTTTGGTTATCCCTGCATACCATTCGGAACAAGCCAATTTGTCAATAACCATAAACCCGACATTGTGTCGAGTCAATTCATATTTCTTGCCCGGATTACCCAATCCTATAATAATTAACACGAGTTATTTCTTATGTTCCTTAGATTCCTTGGGCGTTGCGGCTTTGGCATCCTGTTTGGCAGCCGGAGCCTTAGCGCCCGCTTCACCTTCAACTTCTTCAACCGGTTTCTTTGCGGTAATCACTTCCGGTTCTGCTGGAGCGCCTTCAGCCGGTGTCGGCGGTGCAACCTCTTCCACCTTCGGCAGGTGCACACCAGCCACCGCCACCTCCGGCACAACCGTGGTAGTAACGCCCTTAGGCAATATCAAATCTTTAACCCTAATCAAGCCATTTAATTCAAGATTGCCAACATCCACCTCAATTTTCTCGGGAATAGCCGTAGGCAGGCATTTAACACTTATTGATTTAAGTGTATGTTCCAGCACACCGCCTTCCTTAACACCTTTAGGAACACCCTTGAGAACAATTTCTATCTGAACCGTAATGAATTCGTCCATAGCCACACGGGCAAAATCAATATGCGTAATATACTCTTCGGCTGCATTGTATTTGAGTTCCTTCACCAGAACCTTCTCGGTTTTATTCGGCAATACCAAATCAACAAGCCGCGCAGTATGCCCAAGCAGTTTTAACGCTTCTTTTTTATTCACCACTAACGCCTGGTTGACATCCTTGCCTCCGTATATAACGGCCGGAACCAAACTCTGAAGACGCATTCTGCGGCATTCCTTGGTGCCCTTCTTTTCTCTTAATTCCGCCTTCACTGAAATCGTTTCCATAGAATCATTTTTCTCCTAATCTATCATATAAATAGCGAGCTCACCGATTCGCTGTTATGGATTCGCCTGATGGTTTCACCCAGCAAGTCAGACACGGATAACACCTTTATAAACGGTCTTACTTTAGACGGGCTTAAAGGTATCGTATCAGTAATAATCACCTCTTTAAATTTCGCCTTGGCTAATTTATCCAAGGCATTGCCGCTCAGAACCGCATGAGAGGCGCAAACATAAGCGTTCTTAGCGCCTTTGGTTCTTAAAACCTCAGCTGCCTCGCTGATGGTCGTGGCTGTCGATATCATATCATCAACCAGCAGAACATTCTTGCCCGCCACATCGCCGATAATATGCATTACCTCAGTTTGTTTGGAACCGATACGCCTCTTATCAACAATAGCCAGTTCGGCATTTAACTTCTTGGCATACGACCGCGCCATCTTGATGCCGCCCACATCAGGCGAAACCACCGTCAGGTTTGGTATATTCAGCCGTTGAAGATAATCTATCATTACCGGCGCGGCATAAAGATGGTCCAGCTGGATATCAAAAAACGCCTGTATCTGCGCGGCGTGTAAATCTATAGTCAGCACCCGGTCAACCCCGGCCTTGGTAATCATATTGGCCACCAACTTGGCGGTAATGGGCACACGGCCTTCGGCCTTGCGGTCCTGCCGGGCATAACCAAAATAAGGCAATACCGCAGTCACCCGTTCAGCCGAGGCGCGTTTCAGGCAATCTATGATAATCAGGAGCTCCATCAGATTATCATTACTCGGCGTGCAGGTCGACTGAATCACGAACACATCAGCCCCGCGCACGTCGTCATTAACCTTAACCTCTATTTCGCCGTCCGGGAAGGTGCCGATATGGATATCGCCTACCTTGACACCTAATTTAGCGCAAACCTTGCGGCTTAAGGCAGCGCTGGCCCTGCCGCTGAAAACCTGTAATCGATTTCTTAAGCCCATCATTTTAGGTTTCTCCTTATTTTCCGCCAGAGGCGGATCCGTCTTTGGAGGACAATACTTGAGCCGGTATGCCCACCACGGTCTCATTATTTCCTACGTTCTTGCCTCTGGTCACGACCGCCCCGGCGCCGGTTTTAGAGTTCTTGCCCATCTTTACCGGGGCCACCAGAATAGTCCCGCTGCCGGTCGAGGCGCCGTCCTCGATAATTGTCTGCTCTTTGCTAATACCATCATAATTGGCCGTAATGGTACCGGCTCCGATATTGACATTATCACCGATAACGGCATCGCCCAAATAACTCAGGTGTTTGGCTTTAGAATGCCGGCCCAGCCGGGTTTTCTTGGCTTCGGTAAAATTACCCACCTCAGCCCGATCCTCCAGAACCGTCCCGCCCCTTAAATGGCTGAACGGTCCGACCTCGCATCCTGAGCCAATCACCACATTAGAATGTATCACAGTAAAAGGATACACTATTGTATCCCTACCAATCGTTACTCCTTCCTCAATATAGGTATTTTCCGGAGCAACAACCGTTACGCCTCCTCTGATAAAATCGTTTATTATCCGCCGGCGCATTATGGCACCGGCCGTATTTAATTCCTCAATTGTATTTACGCCCAAACATTCAGCCGGGTTACTCGCCCGAAACCCATCTATCTTCTTACCTTCCTTGGCCAAGATATCTATTACCTTGGTCAGGTAATACTCGCCGTTGGCTGTATTGGGCATCACCTTATCCAAAGCCCGAAAAACATCCGGGCTA from Planctomycetota bacterium encodes the following:
- the dnaB gene encoding replicative DNA helicase; this translates as MATETIHSAKVTTVGDFQYPYDLNAESALLGSLILDNNQLGDVSEIIKSSHFYHLPHKLIFDTMVELYDQRRSFDVVILKDELLKKGNLDRAGGIENIVTILESVPTSSNATFYAEIIREKYILRELINLSNNILQRSSRGEVESEKLLEDAQKNIFELAQEKDKSEVVNIKQIVKNVFSQIRDKAERVTGLTTGLTRLDDLTGGLHPSQLVIVAGRPGSGKSSFALRLLDDIAMRGKKPVVLYTLEVTSEQIVKNLLCSTARINSTKLRSGMLSEEERRHILDVCGVLEDSPIFIDDTSGLSVFELRNRSRRLKSQHDIQLIIVDYLQLMRWEDADNREREIAYISSSLKGLAKELEIPVVAMAQLSREPERRPTSTKHPRPRLSDLRESGAIEQDADVVFLLYRDEMYNPDDETTKNKCDINIGKQRNGPSGENVPVAFLKEFYRFEDLTQEEVQMMEEDL
- the rplI gene encoding 50S ribosomal protein L9; amino-acid sequence: MEVLLRKDVKTLGNRGEVVKVRKGYARNYLFPQKLAFLSTKENLLELEREKKRLVRSEVEMVSNLKELAVKIENASCTIEVKANEEGVLFGSVSPQVIIDALAKENITGIKDEMIKMETPIKELGVYRIKIEPHPEISATCRLWVVEEAEAKTPRAES
- a CDS encoding 30S ribosomal protein S18 — its product is MMKKELKGKFKSRRPKQSFKKMGKCRFCKDKNKLIDYKDTQALQKFHNQQGKITTRRRNSNCIKHQRKVENAIKLARYMALIPYPGMR
- the ssb gene encoding single-stranded DNA-binding protein, which gives rise to MAYFNKVLLMGNLTRDPELSYTPQGAAVCKLGLAVNNSYLTSSGERKEDPLFIDIVVWKKQAENCATFLKKGRPVFIEGRLQLDRWEKDGQKHSKMKVVANQVKFIGAKPKNDGMGGEETVREEMSSKEASPDELPDAGTDDDIPF
- the rpsF gene encoding 30S ribosomal protein S6 translates to MMKTYEAMFLVDPSTASKDGKMPEYIHNMLDKYNAKILKEMKWADKNLAYKIKGHRRGTYYLSYFETEPENISKIRNECDLSTVIVRSLILFIEPSMKEKMLSSCKEPVASASAITAETKK
- a CDS encoding aminoacyl-tRNA hydrolase, which codes for MLIIIGLGNPGKKYELTRHNVGFMVIDKLACSEWYAGITKTFRLKEEYRSLVSKGTVSNEKVLLVKPQTYMNNSGTAAAVIAQNFSEPIDGLLVVLDDYNLPIGTVRFRREGSSGGHKGLQSIIGQLGDNKFHRLRVGIGLPDGVDPMNFVLDKFTVTEEKEIKQALNSAVEAIVFYIQNGIEKSMNKYN
- a CDS encoding 50S ribosomal protein L25, translated to METISVKAELREKKGTKECRRMRLQSLVPAVIYGGKDVNQALVVNKKEALKLLGHTARLVDLVLPNKTEKVLVKELKYNAAEEYITHIDFARVAMDEFITVQIEIVLKGVPKGVKEGGVLEHTLKSISVKCLPTAIPEKIEVDVGNLELNGLIRVKDLILPKGVTTTVVPEVAVAGVHLPKVEEVAPPTPAEGAPAEPEVITAKKPVEEVEGEAGAKAPAAKQDAKAATPKESKEHKK
- a CDS encoding ribose-phosphate pyrophosphokinase; this translates as MGLRNRLQVFSGRASAALSRKVCAKLGVKVGDIHIGTFPDGEIEVKVNDDVRGADVFVIQSTCTPSNDNLMELLIIIDCLKRASAERVTAVLPYFGYARQDRKAEGRVPITAKLVANMITKAGVDRVLTIDLHAAQIQAFFDIQLDHLYAAPVMIDYLQRLNIPNLTVVSPDVGGIKMARSYAKKLNAELAIVDKRRIGSKQTEVMHIIGDVAGKNVLLVDDMISTATTISEAAEVLRTKGAKNAYVCASHAVLSGNALDKLAKAKFKEVIITDTIPLSPSKVRPFIKVLSVSDLLGETIRRIHNSESVSSLFI
- a CDS encoding bifunctional N-acetylglucosamine-1-phosphate uridyltransferase/glucosamine-1-phosphate acetyltransferase; this encodes MKKGKIRVAAVVLAAGKGTRMGSDRPKVLQEICGQPLLYYMLKTLNELSGVEKTYVVVGHERDKVKDAFKGENIQWVDQDQLNGSGDALGRTRSFLESFDGLILVLCGDTPLLSAGLLRELIQAHQDSPKTAATILTCELDNPAAYGRMVRDKKGNVKGIIEAKEAGEKEKRIKEINSGTYIFSPDVFRALDKVMPNTANGEYYLTKVIDILAKEGKKIDGFRASNPAECLGVNTIEELNTAGAIMRRRIINDFIRGGVTVVAPENTYIEEGVTIGRDTIVYPFTVIHSNVVIGSGCEVGPFSHLRGGTVLEDRAEVGNFTEAKKTRLGRHSKAKHLSYLGDAVIGDNVNIGAGTITANYDGISKEQTIIEDGASTGSGTILVAPVKMGKNSKTGAGAVVTRGKNVGNNETVVGIPAQVLSSKDGSASGGK